One segment of Brassica napus cultivar Da-Ae chromosome C3, Da-Ae, whole genome shotgun sequence DNA contains the following:
- the LOC106389991 gene encoding aspartic and glutamic acid-rich protein isoform X2 yields the protein MFGGGNRRDEGSMPIQNTNLFAALDTRKKKKKSDKAGGKSKGSSSSHKEPEPQVFWAPTPLKAKAWADIDSDDEDDDYFVTTAPPHALWNASEASHSDVKETHVEESESEEDNLDEGDDDDDLEEEHETQVHPQAEPEVKKAPEVPAPPKEAERQLSKKERRQKELAELEALLADFGVAPTGQDNTQDNQEKKEVSGDGEKKENATGESKASKKKKKKDKQKEAKESQEEVKSNADAAGGESAEQEGEASSSMDIQERLKKIASMKKKKSSKETDAAAKIAAQEAAARKAKLAAAKKKKEKSHYNQQPVR from the exons aTGTTTGGTGGTGGAAACAGGAGAGACGAGGGATCGATGCCGATTCAGAACACTAACTTGTTCGCTGCTTTGGACACtcgcaagaagaagaagaagtcggaTAAGGCTGGTGGTAAGAGCAAGGGTTCGTCGTCATCGCACAAGGAGCCTGAGCCTCAGGTCTTCTGGGCACCTACGCCTCTCAAAGCTAAGGCTTGGGCGGATATCGACAGTgacgatgaagatgatgacTATTTCGTTACCACTGCTCCGCCCCACGCCTTGTGGAATGCTTCTGAAGCGTCTCATTCTGATGTGAAAGAGACTCACGTTGAG GAAAGTGAAAGTGAAGAGGATAACCTTGAtgaaggtgatgatgatgatgatttggaaGAAGAGCATGAGACGCAAGTTCATCCACAAGCAGAGCCTGAGGTGAAGAAGGCTCCTGAAGTTCCTGCACCACCCAAGGAGGCGGAGAGGCAGCTTTCCAAGAAAGAGAGGAGACAGAAGGAACTTGCCGAGCTTGAGGCTTTGTTAGCAGATTTTGGAGTTGCACCCACTGGTCAAGACAACACTCAAG ATAatcaagagaagaaagaagtcagtggagatggagagaagaaggagaacgCAACAGGAGAATCAAAGGcctcaaagaagaagaaaaagaaggataAACAGAAGGAGGCAAAAGAGTCTCAGGAAGAAGTGAAGAGCAACGCAGATGCTGCTGGAGGTGAGTCTGCTGAGCAGGAGGGGGAGGCTTCTTCTTCCATGGATATCCAAGAACGGCTCAAGAAGATTgcatcgatgaagaagaagaagtcaagCAAAGAGACTGATGCCGCTGCAAAAATTGCTGCACAAGAAGCAGCTGCGAGGAAGGCAAAGCTGGCTGccgcaaagaagaagaaagagaagagtcACTACAACCAGCAGCCAGTGAGGTGA
- the LOC106389991 gene encoding nucleolin isoform X1, with protein MFGGGNRRDEGSMPIQNTNLFAALDTRKKKKKSDKAGGKSKGSSSSHKEPEPQVFWAPTPLKAKAWADIDSDDEDDDYFVTTAPPHALWNASEASHSDVKETHVEQESESEEDNLDEGDDDDDLEEEHETQVHPQAEPEVKKAPEVPAPPKEAERQLSKKERRQKELAELEALLADFGVAPTGQDNTQDNQEKKEVSGDGEKKENATGESKASKKKKKKDKQKEAKESQEEVKSNADAAGGESAEQEGEASSSMDIQERLKKIASMKKKKSSKETDAAAKIAAQEAAARKAKLAAAKKKKEKSHYNQQPVR; from the exons aTGTTTGGTGGTGGAAACAGGAGAGACGAGGGATCGATGCCGATTCAGAACACTAACTTGTTCGCTGCTTTGGACACtcgcaagaagaagaagaagtcggaTAAGGCTGGTGGTAAGAGCAAGGGTTCGTCGTCATCGCACAAGGAGCCTGAGCCTCAGGTCTTCTGGGCACCTACGCCTCTCAAAGCTAAGGCTTGGGCGGATATCGACAGTgacgatgaagatgatgacTATTTCGTTACCACTGCTCCGCCCCACGCCTTGTGGAATGCTTCTGAAGCGTCTCATTCTGATGTGAAAGAGACTCACGTTGAG CAGGAAAGTGAAAGTGAAGAGGATAACCTTGAtgaaggtgatgatgatgatgatttggaaGAAGAGCATGAGACGCAAGTTCATCCACAAGCAGAGCCTGAGGTGAAGAAGGCTCCTGAAGTTCCTGCACCACCCAAGGAGGCGGAGAGGCAGCTTTCCAAGAAAGAGAGGAGACAGAAGGAACTTGCCGAGCTTGAGGCTTTGTTAGCAGATTTTGGAGTTGCACCCACTGGTCAAGACAACACTCAAG ATAatcaagagaagaaagaagtcagtggagatggagagaagaaggagaacgCAACAGGAGAATCAAAGGcctcaaagaagaagaaaaagaaggataAACAGAAGGAGGCAAAAGAGTCTCAGGAAGAAGTGAAGAGCAACGCAGATGCTGCTGGAGGTGAGTCTGCTGAGCAGGAGGGGGAGGCTTCTTCTTCCATGGATATCCAAGAACGGCTCAAGAAGATTgcatcgatgaagaagaagaagtcaagCAAAGAGACTGATGCCGCTGCAAAAATTGCTGCACAAGAAGCAGCTGCGAGGAAGGCAAAGCTGGCTGccgcaaagaagaagaaagagaagagtcACTACAACCAGCAGCCAGTGAGGTGA
- the LOC106389990 gene encoding E3 ubiquitin-protein ligase At1g63170, with protein sequence MEQSSAHHLPQNDHIIDIPSSSSHHVLDEEEERPSTASVSHPVTASSSSSVRSNPRTPRRRRSPLNSGLWISIELLLTLGQIIAAIVVLSLSKHEHPRAPLFAWIVGYACGCVATLPLLYWRYYHHSSHPSEQDSAQHHRPNLNVAAGPFAFSISRSSEGGDARQTNNNNTSSRGGSRYPGFISAARLKVLMEYFKMALDCFFAIWFVVGNVWIFGGHSSASEAPNLYRLCLVFLTFSCIGYAMPFILCTTICCCLPCIISILGYREDLTQPRGATTESINALPTHKFKLKKSRSGGSSSSEGGVVAAGTDNERAISGEDAVCCICLAKYANNEELRELPCSHFFHKDCVDKWLKINASCPLCKSEVGEKNSDLTSQGVLTSLSSGEEGNAQQQRNEHRVDNGLAHSII encoded by the exons ATGGAACAATCATCAGCTCATCATCTACCCCAAAATGACCACATCATTGACATTCCAAGCTCCTCTTCTCATCACGTTTTGGATGAGGAAGAGGAGAGACCTTCTACTGCTTCTGTCTCTCACCCAGTTAcagcttcttcctcttcttctgtgCGGTCGAATCCTAGAACCCCACGTCGCAGACGCAGTCCTTTGAACTCTGGCCTATGGATTTCCATTGAGCTACTCCTCACTCTCGGCCAGATCATTGCAGCTATAGTCGTTTTGTCTTTGTCTAAACACGAGCATCCGCGTGCacccttgtttgcttggattgTTGGTTACGCCTGTGGATGCGTTGCAACGCTCCCTCTCCTGTACTGGAGATATTACCACCATTCCAGTCACCCCTCTGAACAGGATTCTGCACAGCATCATCGTCCTAATCTTAACGTTGCAGCTGGGCCATTCGCCTTCTCCATATCCAGGTCATCTGAAGGAGGAGATGCTCGACagaccaacaacaacaacacgtCTTCTCGTGGTGGTAGTAGATACCCTGGCTTCATAAGCGCTGCCAG GCTAAAAGTTCTTATGGAGTACTTCAAAATGGCTCTGGATTGCTTCTTTGCGATATGGTTTGTGGTAGGTAACGTCTGGATATTCGGAGGGCATTCATCTGCATCCGAGGCTCCTAACTTGTACAG GTTATGTTTAGTGTTTCTCACCTTTAGCTGTATTGGCTACGCCATGCCTTTCATCCTCTGCACAACTATATGTTGTTGTTTGCCGTGCATTATCTCTATTCTCGGATACAGAGAAGATTTAACTCAACCCCGTGGTGCTACAACTGAGTCGATAAACGCATTGCCTACCCATAAGTTTAAGCTGAAGAAAAGCAGAAGTGGTGGTTCGAGTAGTAGCGAAGGTGGAGTTGTGGCGGCTGGAACAGATAACGAACGTGCCATTTCAGGAGAAGACGCT gtctGTTGCATTTGCTTAGCGAAATATGCGAATAACGAAGAGTTAAGAGAGCTTCCTTGTTCACATTTCTTCCACAAAGACTGCGTTGACAAGTGGCTGAAGATCAATGCCAGTTGCCCTCTTTGCAAGAGTGAAGTTGGGGAGAAGAACTCTGATCTGACAAGTCAGGGGGTCTTAACCTCCCTCTCTTCTGGGGAAGAGGGTAACGCTCAACAACAAAGGAATGAACATAGAGTTGATAACGGTTTGGCCCACAGCATCATCTAG